In the Bacteroidota bacterium genome, one interval contains:
- the pyrR gene encoding bifunctional pyr operon transcriptional regulator/uracil phosphoribosyltransferase PyrR: MARSLMLSAERVRRTIVRLAFEIMETNRGAQNLVVFGIRNGGAALAEALLQHINDREGCDYRVHTLDVTPFRDDQDWSEHHGANIEPGIDVTDKDVILVDDVLFTGRTARAAIDAIIRGGRPRSIQLVVLIDRGHREYPIQPNFVGRVIKTKHKERVEVEVSERFSVYVDE; encoded by the coding sequence ATGGCCAGATCTTTAATGTTATCCGCTGAGCGTGTCAGGCGAACGATCGTCAGGCTTGCGTTCGAGATAATGGAGACCAATCGCGGGGCGCAGAATCTGGTAGTGTTTGGTATACGCAATGGCGGGGCAGCACTTGCCGAAGCGTTGCTGCAGCATATCAATGATCGGGAAGGATGTGATTACCGGGTACATACACTGGACGTGACGCCTTTTCGAGATGACCAGGATTGGTCGGAGCACCATGGAGCCAATATTGAGCCCGGCATCGATGTTACTGATAAAGATGTGATCCTGGTTGATGACGTCTTGTTTACCGGGCGCACTGCCCGTGCAGCGATAGATGCAATTATCCGTGGAGGTCGGCCGCGGTCCATTCAATTGGTGGTCCTTATAGATAGGGGGCATCGCGAATACCCCATCCAGCCTAACTTTGTCGGCCGCGTTATTAAGACGAAGCACAAAGAGCGTGTTGAGGTCGAGGTGTCGGAGCGGTTCTCAGTCTATGTAGACGAATAA